A window of the Corynebacterium minutissimum genome harbors these coding sequences:
- a CDS encoding class C sortase, protein MTQRRKRRRNPRSIIYLILALLVFLFPVVLTYYKNIEQHQIAEKYSHSVTRLSEDERAAEFARATEYNAQLPEVGAPDPWVNGVDVHSTDYRNYLDILGTMGPMARVRVPSVGIDLPVYHGTSTSVLAHGVGHLYGTALPVGGAGTHSVLTGHTGLATLTMFDNLTHVSPGDVFTVEVMGEVLAYKVTAVETVLPEEIEHLRVEEGKDLLTLVTCTPYGINSHRLLVHGERTEVPSDFDQGFTPPWQSWMTIAIAIVLLIIVYLLWLLLRRRKRQHQDQQIYS, encoded by the coding sequence ATGACCCAACGCAGGAAGCGACGTCGTAACCCGCGCTCTATCATCTACCTCATTCTGGCGCTACTGGTGTTCTTGTTCCCAGTTGTATTGACCTACTACAAGAACATCGAGCAACACCAGATTGCGGAGAAATACTCGCACTCAGTCACACGCTTGTCTGAGGACGAACGTGCCGCAGAGTTTGCCCGGGCCACGGAGTACAACGCGCAGCTGCCGGAAGTCGGTGCTCCCGATCCATGGGTTAACGGTGTCGATGTGCATTCCACGGACTACCGAAACTATCTAGACATTCTTGGAACCATGGGGCCAATGGCGCGTGTGCGCGTGCCTAGCGTGGGCATTGACTTGCCGGTCTACCATGGGACGTCGACAAGCGTGCTGGCCCATGGCGTTGGGCACCTTTATGGCACTGCACTTCCTGTCGGCGGTGCGGGGACCCACTCGGTTCTCACTGGGCACACAGGGCTTGCAACACTGACCATGTTCGACAACCTGACCCATGTGTCTCCCGGTGATGTCTTCACCGTGGAAGTCATGGGGGAGGTACTGGCGTACAAGGTCACCGCCGTGGAAACGGTTCTTCCTGAAGAAATTGAGCACCTGAGAGTCGAAGAAGGAAAAGACCTCCTTACTTTGGTGACGTGCACTCCGTACGGTATCAACTCTCATCGCCTGCTCGTCCATGGCGAGCGCACGGAGGTACCTTCCGACTTTGACCAAGGTTTCACTCCGCCGTGGCAGTCATGGATGACCATTGCCATTGCGATCGTCCTTTTAATCATCGTTTATTTGCTGTGGTTGCTGCTGCGTCGCCGTAAACGGCAGCACCAAGACCAACAGATTTACAGTTAG